A single genomic interval of Oceanithermus profundus DSM 14977 harbors:
- a CDS encoding metal-sulfur cluster assembly factor, which produces MSEETQSPAAAPENAELPTKEQILEALKVVKDPEIPINVVDLGLIYNVDVKPNGIVDIDMTLTAIGCPVQDMIKADAELAVMRVPGVKGVNVDFVWSPPWTPAKMSEEGKKQMRMFGFNV; this is translated from the coding sequence ATGAGCGAGGAGACCCAGAGCCCCGCCGCGGCTCCCGAAAACGCCGAGCTGCCCACCAAAGAGCAGATCCTCGAGGCCCTCAAGGTGGTCAAGGACCCCGAGATCCCGATCAACGTCGTGGACTTGGGCCTGATCTACAACGTCGACGTCAAGCCGAACGGCATTGTCGACATCGACATGACGCTGACCGCGATCGGCTGCCCGGTGCAGGACATGATCAAGGCCGACGCCGAGCTCGCGGTGATGCGGGTGCCCGGGGTCAAAGGGGTGAACGTCGACTTCGTCTGGAGCCCGCCCTGGACGCCTGCGAAGATGAGCGAAGAGGGAAAGAAGCAGATGCGCATGTTCGGCTTCAACGTCTAG
- a CDS encoding PP2C family protein-serine/threonine phosphatase: MHLTDRLEIATASNIGRVRRNNEDFHRAAVYPTPKGNLLVAGVADGMGGAEAGEIASKIAIDSLSEAVRAYADHLASHRPGVPLDRLVLKAFTLAQRRIRNYAARHPGSQGMGTTMTALVAFENAPKGFIGHIGDSRAYRYRHGELKLLTQDHSWVAQQVRMGRMTDWEAEEHPWRNMLTQALGVEDAEFEITPVELVRGDVYVFTTDGLYNLVPPEEWVVDLDQKDLESAVDYWTAQAVKRGGTDNITVVAVRIR, translated from the coding sequence ATGCACCTTACCGACCGTCTGGAAATCGCCACCGCTTCCAACATTGGCCGCGTCCGGCGCAACAACGAAGACTTCCACCGCGCCGCGGTCTACCCGACGCCCAAGGGCAACCTCCTGGTCGCCGGGGTGGCCGACGGCATGGGCGGCGCGGAGGCGGGCGAGATCGCCTCCAAGATCGCCATCGACAGCCTCAGCGAGGCCGTGCGCGCCTACGCCGACCACCTGGCGAGCCACCGGCCGGGGGTGCCGCTCGACCGGCTCGTGCTCAAGGCGTTCACCCTGGCGCAGCGGCGCATCCGCAACTACGCCGCACGCCACCCCGGCAGCCAGGGAATGGGCACCACGATGACCGCGCTCGTCGCCTTCGAGAACGCCCCCAAGGGCTTCATCGGCCACATCGGGGACTCGCGCGCCTACCGTTACCGCCACGGCGAGCTCAAGCTGCTCACCCAGGACCACTCCTGGGTGGCCCAGCAGGTGCGCATGGGCCGGATGACCGACTGGGAGGCGGAGGAGCACCCCTGGCGCAACATGCTCACCCAGGCCCTGGGCGTGGAGGACGCGGAATTCGAGATCACCCCGGTGGAGCTGGTGCGCGGCGACGTCTACGTCTTCACCACCGACGGGCTGTACAACCTGGTGCCGCCGGAGGAGTGGGTCGTCGACCTGGACCAAAAGGACCTCGAATCCGCGGTAGACTACTGGACAGCCCAAGCGGTGAAGCGCGGCGGTACGGACAACATCACCGTCGTGGCGGTGCGGATACGATGA
- a CDS encoding deoxyguanosinetriphosphate triphosphohydrolase, with translation MRYTRERLTELEDRVLAPYAMRASRTRGRAHPEPESAYRTPFQKDRDRVLHTTAFRRLEYKTQVFVNYEGDYYRTRLTHTLEVAQVARSLARALGLNEDLAEVVAMAHDLGHPPFGHAGERVLAELMEAHGGFDHNKQSLRIVTWLERRYPGFRGLNLTWEVREGIVKHETVYDLPSAEDYEPQLRPTLEAQIVNLADEIAYNAHDLDDGLRSGLLRPEQLAEVEVLRELAAELELDLGRLSEFDRRVFIRELLGLMITDVVAATDAVIGAEGIESLDDVRRFPVPLARYSERLGAQMAELRAFLYANLYRHFHIVRQVAKAKHVLERLFEAYTQMPEMLPPGVQTAAEEEGLFRAVCDYMAGMTDRYALDEYARIFDPYGR, from the coding sequence ATGCGTTACACCCGAGAGCGGCTCACCGAGCTCGAGGACCGCGTGCTGGCGCCCTACGCGATGCGGGCCTCCCGAACCCGCGGTCGCGCGCACCCCGAGCCCGAGTCGGCCTACCGCACGCCCTTCCAGAAGGACCGGGACCGGGTGCTCCACACCACCGCGTTCCGGCGGCTGGAGTACAAGACCCAGGTCTTCGTCAACTACGAGGGCGACTACTACCGCACCCGGCTGACCCACACCCTAGAGGTCGCCCAGGTCGCGCGCAGTCTGGCGCGGGCGCTGGGGTTGAACGAGGACCTGGCCGAGGTCGTGGCCATGGCCCACGACCTGGGGCACCCCCCCTTCGGCCACGCCGGGGAGCGGGTGCTGGCCGAGCTGATGGAGGCCCACGGGGGGTTCGACCACAACAAGCAGTCGCTGCGCATCGTCACCTGGCTCGAGCGCCGCTACCCCGGTTTCCGCGGGCTCAACCTCACCTGGGAGGTGCGCGAGGGCATCGTCAAGCACGAGACCGTCTACGACCTTCCCTCGGCCGAGGACTACGAGCCGCAGCTGCGCCCCACGCTGGAGGCGCAGATCGTCAACCTGGCCGACGAGATCGCCTACAACGCCCACGACCTCGACGACGGTCTGCGGTCGGGGCTGCTTCGCCCAGAGCAGCTCGCCGAGGTCGAGGTGCTGCGCGAGCTCGCCGCCGAGCTGGAGCTCGACCTGGGCCGCCTCTCCGAGTTCGACCGCCGGGTCTTCATCCGCGAGCTGCTGGGCCTGATGATCACCGACGTGGTCGCGGCCACCGACGCCGTGATCGGGGCCGAGGGCATCGAGAGCCTCGACGACGTGCGGCGTTTCCCCGTGCCGCTGGCCCGCTACTCGGAGCGGCTGGGGGCGCAGATGGCCGAGCTGCGCGCCTTCCTTTACGCCAACCTCTACCGGCACTTCCACATCGTGCGCCAGGTGGCCAAGGCCAAGCACGTCCTCGAACGGCTCTTCGAGGCCTACACCCAGATGCCCGAGATGCTGCCGCCCGGGGTGCAGACCGCCGCCGAGGAGGAAGGGCTGTTCCGCGCCGTCTGCGACTACATGGCGGGGATGACCGACCGGTACGCCCTCGACGAGTACGCGCGCATCTTCGACCCCTACGGCCGCTAG
- a CDS encoding M3 family oligoendopeptidase gives MPEASLPRWDLSPLYDSTEDDRFLADWAALERRIDALARALERRRVGQADAETGPEAFHDVVEALNAVHEAALPLRAYVHLRQATDAGDRAAAARISELEGLLLRVDRWMPRIVAWWGGFEPGGWAGEYALLLREARVRAAHQMSEEEEALAAELALPGERSWVRLYGNVSSRIAVRFEGEERPITALRNLAYDPDEARRKAAYEAELAAWKAHADEIAASLNGVKGARIVLNRRRGWTDALEPTLHERRITRAALAAMQRAVEASLPVWRRYFQAKARRLGKARLDWWDLFAPVAEERRRWSWDEARAFIVDHLRAFSPAAADLADRAFRERWIDAEPRSGKRGGAFCMHVGGGASRILANYTPSFDAVSTLAHELGHAYHNLRLAGRPPLLRRTPMTLAETASIMNETVVTRAALAEAEGDDALAILDTWLSGAAQVVVDIHARFLFESWVFERRAGRELAPEEFSELMTEAQDRTYGEALASRHPYMWAVKPHYYGSDFYNYPYTFGLLFGLGLYRAYRDDPAGFGERYDALLADTGVEDAAALASRFGFDLEDEAFWAGGLELLAEDVARFERDAG, from the coding sequence ATGCCTGAAGCGAGCCTACCCCGCTGGGACCTTTCCCCGCTCTACGACTCCACCGAGGACGACCGCTTCCTCGCCGACTGGGCGGCGCTGGAGCGCCGCATCGACGCCCTCGCCCGGGCCCTGGAGCGGCGCCGGGTGGGGCAGGCCGACGCCGAGACCGGCCCCGAAGCCTTCCACGACGTGGTCGAGGCCCTGAACGCGGTGCACGAGGCGGCCCTCCCCCTCCGGGCCTACGTCCACCTGCGCCAGGCCACCGACGCGGGCGACCGCGCGGCCGCGGCGCGGATCAGCGAGCTCGAGGGCCTGCTGCTGCGCGTGGATCGCTGGATGCCGCGCATCGTGGCCTGGTGGGGCGGTTTCGAGCCGGGGGGTTGGGCCGGGGAGTACGCCCTGCTGCTGCGTGAGGCGCGGGTGCGGGCTGCCCACCAGATGAGCGAGGAGGAAGAGGCGCTGGCCGCCGAGCTGGCCCTGCCGGGCGAGCGCTCCTGGGTCCGCCTCTACGGCAACGTCTCGAGCCGCATCGCCGTGCGCTTCGAGGGCGAAGAGCGCCCCATCACGGCGCTGCGCAACCTGGCCTACGATCCCGACGAGGCGCGGCGCAAGGCGGCCTACGAGGCCGAGCTGGCCGCCTGGAAGGCGCACGCCGACGAGATCGCCGCCAGCCTGAACGGCGTCAAGGGGGCGCGGATCGTCCTGAACCGCCGCCGCGGCTGGACGGACGCACTCGAGCCCACGCTGCACGAGCGGCGCATCACCCGCGCGGCGCTCGCGGCCATGCAGCGCGCGGTGGAGGCCAGCCTGCCGGTGTGGCGGCGCTACTTCCAGGCCAAGGCGCGCCGGCTGGGCAAGGCGCGCCTCGACTGGTGGGACCTCTTCGCCCCCGTGGCCGAGGAGCGGCGGCGCTGGAGCTGGGACGAGGCCCGCGCCTTCATCGTGGACCACCTGCGCGCCTTTTCGCCCGCCGCGGCCGATCTGGCCGACCGCGCTTTTCGTGAGCGCTGGATCGACGCCGAGCCCCGCTCCGGCAAGCGCGGTGGGGCGTTCTGCATGCACGTCGGCGGCGGGGCGAGCCGCATCCTCGCCAACTACACCCCCAGCTTCGACGCGGTTTCCACGCTGGCGCACGAGCTGGGCCATGCCTACCACAACCTGCGCCTCGCGGGGCGGCCGCCGCTTCTGCGCCGCACACCGATGACGCTCGCGGAGACGGCTTCGATCATGAACGAGACGGTGGTCACCCGGGCGGCGCTCGCCGAGGCGGAGGGCGACGACGCCCTCGCGATCCTCGACACCTGGCTGTCCGGCGCGGCGCAGGTGGTCGTCGACATCCACGCCCGCTTCCTCTTCGAGTCGTGGGTCTTCGAGCGGCGTGCGGGGCGCGAGCTTGCCCCCGAGGAGTTCTCCGAGCTGATGACCGAGGCCCAGGACCGTACCTACGGCGAGGCGCTGGCCTCGCGCCACCCCTACATGTGGGCGGTCAAGCCCCACTACTACGGCAGCGACTTCTACAACTACCCGTACACCTTCGGGCTGCTCTTCGGCCTCGGCCTCTACCGCGCCTACCGGGACGACCCCGCGGGCTTCGGCGAGCGCTACGACGCGCTGCTCGCGGACACCGGCGTCGAGGACGCGGCCGCGCTCGCGTCCCGGTTCGGCTTCGATCTCGAGGACGAGGCCTTCTGGGCCGGGGGGCTCGAGCTGCTCGCCGAGGACGTGGCCCGTTTCGAGCGCGACGCGGGCTGA
- a CDS encoding protein kinase domain-containing protein: MIEYTVALSLFLLTLVLALRLNTSLMALLGVGVIGAEVALLGYAGGAVGPALGLGSLGLVAYPVALRPARARGRRKRRPRRARGPKARRNPTLRETTAPELERRYEILDRIGIGGMASVYKARRKSDGRMVALKIPQEKFVSDTRFVKRFHREAEVLQKLKHPNIVRVYDHGAFGDTHYIAMEFLDGEELDRLIENRRLTVPAAINIMRHVADALRHIHAQGIIHRDIKPGNIMILRSAIDEEGRVDPKGVRLMDFGIAAGKVLTRLTITGARIGTPVYMSPEQAKGQRIDHRSDIYSLGIVFYESLTGQAPFQGGYESVIHQQIYELPTPPKQLNPEIPAPINDLIMRMLAKEADKRPTLEEVIETLKGKFKDTQELSRPFYLAVAAEAKRGSIRLLEPDGTPLKLFSGVGTAPGMFASPPLDLTVDREGHVWITVFEYGSGQSRMVHRFSPEGKLVASIGPYGVKPGEFLYPASVTASELGELLVLDSENHVIQRFNLEGTPLGRFGGKGAGKGQFNTPRKIVASRHFLYVLDYGNRQVQRFSLEGRYLSRYAFRKSKGSDELRVLSGLGIDEADHLYIFDADAQKIRKLDPEGKVIQSLALPAMQNEDPLSLVDVVVDSLGILYAARRGSDRIHRFSADGEPLEPIEVYAPVRGLALWKNPNPGG; encoded by the coding sequence ATGATCGAATACACGGTGGCCCTCTCGCTGTTCCTGTTGACGCTGGTGCTGGCGCTCCGGCTCAACACCTCGCTCATGGCGTTGCTGGGCGTGGGGGTGATCGGCGCGGAGGTGGCGCTGCTGGGCTACGCCGGGGGCGCGGTGGGGCCGGCGCTGGGGCTGGGGTCGCTCGGCCTCGTCGCCTATCCGGTGGCGCTCCGCCCGGCGCGTGCGCGCGGCCGCCGCAAGCGCCGTCCCCGGCGCGCGCGGGGCCCCAAGGCGCGCCGCAACCCGACGCTGCGGGAGACGACCGCCCCCGAGCTCGAGCGCCGCTACGAGATCCTCGACCGCATCGGCATCGGGGGCATGGCCTCGGTCTACAAGGCCCGCCGCAAGAGCGACGGGCGCATGGTGGCGCTCAAGATCCCCCAGGAAAAGTTCGTCAGCGACACCCGCTTCGTCAAGCGCTTCCACCGCGAGGCCGAGGTGCTGCAGAAGCTCAAGCACCCCAACATCGTGCGCGTCTACGACCACGGCGCCTTCGGCGACACCCACTACATCGCCATGGAGTTCCTCGACGGCGAGGAGCTGGACCGCCTCATCGAGAACCGCCGGCTCACCGTACCCGCGGCCATCAACATCATGCGCCACGTCGCCGACGCGCTGCGCCACATCCACGCCCAGGGGATCATCCACCGCGACATCAAGCCCGGCAACATCATGATCCTGCGCAGCGCCATCGACGAGGAGGGGCGCGTCGACCCCAAGGGCGTGCGCCTCATGGACTTCGGCATCGCCGCGGGCAAGGTGCTCACCCGGTTGACGATCACCGGCGCGCGCATCGGGACCCCGGTCTACATGAGCCCCGAGCAGGCCAAGGGGCAGCGCATCGACCACCGCTCCGACATCTACAGCCTGGGAATCGTCTTCTACGAGAGCCTTACCGGGCAGGCGCCCTTCCAGGGCGGCTACGAGTCGGTGATCCACCAACAGATCTACGAGCTGCCCACGCCCCCCAAGCAGCTGAACCCCGAGATCCCCGCCCCGATCAACGACCTGATCATGCGCATGCTGGCCAAGGAGGCCGACAAGCGCCCCACCCTCGAGGAGGTCATCGAGACCCTCAAGGGCAAGTTCAAGGACACCCAGGAGCTCTCGCGCCCCTTCTACCTGGCCGTGGCCGCCGAGGCCAAGCGCGGTTCGATCCGCCTGCTTGAGCCCGACGGCACCCCGCTGAAGCTGTTCTCGGGCGTGGGCACCGCCCCCGGCATGTTCGCCTCGCCGCCGCTCGACCTGACCGTGGACCGCGAGGGGCACGTCTGGATCACCGTCTTCGAGTACGGCTCGGGGCAGAGCCGCATGGTCCACCGCTTCAGCCCCGAGGGCAAGCTCGTCGCCTCGATCGGCCCCTACGGCGTCAAACCCGGCGAGTTCCTCTACCCCGCCTCGGTGACGGCCTCGGAGCTGGGCGAGCTGCTCGTCCTCGACAGCGAGAACCACGTCATCCAGCGCTTCAACCTCGAGGGCACCCCGCTGGGGCGCTTCGGGGGCAAGGGGGCGGGCAAGGGCCAGTTCAACACCCCGCGCAAGATCGTGGCCAGCCGCCACTTCCTCTACGTGCTCGACTACGGCAACCGCCAGGTGCAGCGCTTCTCGCTGGAGGGCCGCTACCTTTCGCGCTACGCCTTCCGCAAGAGCAAGGGCTCGGACGAGCTGCGCGTGCTCTCGGGCCTCGGCATCGACGAGGCCGACCACCTCTACATCTTCGACGCCGACGCCCAGAAGATCCGCAAGCTCGACCCCGAGGGCAAGGTCATCCAGAGCCTGGCCCTGCCGGCGATGCAAAACGAAGACCCGCTCAGCTTGGTGGACGTCGTCGTCGACAGCCTGGGCATCCTCTACGCGGCCCGCAGGGGCTCGGACCGCATCCATCGCTTCTCGGCCGACGGGGAGCCGCTCGAGCCGATCGAGGTCTACGCGCCGGTGCGCGGCCTGGCGCTTTGGAAGAACCCCAACCCCGGCGGCTAG
- a CDS encoding MFS transporter, whose translation MLKVLQNPDFARLFISNFISEVGSQIYRIAIPVWAYTQTDSALTAAMVIAAQFFAKMVVGPLLSPLPDLYDRKQLMFWSEALSAVAVALLPLFFMQSVAGWVFVALLIGVLQSIGDPAVSTVVPELVGKEDLDAANSLIELPRRSLEMVFMGIAGVLVGLLGAYAAFWIDAVSFALSALVLLTLRPLPAPGDGMGKSGYWGMVAGGLRYVLSNPVTRYVIGVLAPAAMFGAIDATVPPVLATQVFAGGDDQLGSMYYGFMEASFATGAVLGLLAVTTVTKRFSRPLAFLGGLVVFGVAELLIGVFEFWGPVLVFLAVMGFTNQIFIVPARSLIQLGVEPRFLGRVMAAWGAVMGGAALVGMMLGGFLAQYFGPQQAFIIGGGGVLAAALFGWVRGVPKV comes from the coding sequence ATGCTGAAGGTATTACAAAACCCAGACTTCGCACGTCTGTTTATCTCGAACTTTATCTCCGAGGTCGGTAGCCAGATCTACCGCATCGCCATTCCGGTCTGGGCCTACACCCAGACCGACTCGGCGCTCACCGCGGCCATGGTCATCGCCGCGCAGTTTTTCGCCAAGATGGTCGTGGGGCCGTTGCTATCGCCGCTGCCCGACCTCTACGACCGCAAACAGCTCATGTTCTGGTCGGAGGCGCTTTCGGCGGTGGCGGTGGCGTTGCTGCCGCTCTTTTTCATGCAAAGCGTCGCGGGCTGGGTCTTCGTCGCCCTCCTGATCGGGGTGCTGCAGTCGATCGGCGACCCCGCGGTGAGCACCGTAGTCCCGGAGCTGGTGGGTAAGGAGGACCTGGACGCGGCCAACAGCCTCATCGAGCTGCCCCGCCGCTCGCTGGAGATGGTCTTCATGGGCATCGCGGGCGTGCTCGTGGGCTTGCTGGGCGCCTACGCCGCCTTCTGGATCGACGCGGTCTCGTTCGCCTTGTCGGCGCTGGTGCTCTTGACCCTGCGGCCGTTGCCGGCCCCGGGCGACGGCATGGGCAAGAGCGGGTACTGGGGGATGGTGGCCGGCGGGCTGCGCTACGTCCTCAGCAACCCGGTGACCCGCTACGTGATCGGCGTGCTGGCTCCGGCGGCGATGTTCGGGGCGATCGACGCCACGGTGCCGCCGGTTCTGGCCACCCAGGTCTTCGCCGGGGGGGACGACCAGCTGGGCTCGATGTACTACGGCTTCATGGAGGCCTCCTTCGCTACCGGCGCCGTCCTCGGCCTGCTCGCGGTCACCACGGTGACGAAGCGGTTCTCCCGGCCGCTGGCCTTTCTGGGCGGACTCGTCGTCTTCGGCGTGGCCGAACTGCTGATCGGCGTCTTCGAGTTCTGGGGGCCGGTGCTCGTCTTCCTGGCGGTCATGGGCTTCACCAACCAGATCTTCATCGTGCCCGCGCGTTCGCTCATCCAGCTGGGGGTGGAGCCGCGCTTCCTGGGCCGGGTGATGGCCGCCTGGGGGGCGGTGATGGGGGGCGCGGCCCTGGTGGGCATGATGCTGGGCGGCTTCCTGGCCCAGTACTTCGGGCCCCAGCAGGCCTTCATCATCGGGGGCGGCGGCGTCCTCGCCGCGGCGTTGTTCGGCTGGGTGCGCGGCGTTCCCAAGGTATGA
- a CDS encoding (Fe-S)-binding protein, with protein MLSPLEKLLFVLALLASGYFGGIGFWRIYKAVARGKPAPGRLDRLPERIGHALWLFVTQRTVFKRRPLVSALHALVFYGFIYYLAVNLVDVLEGLFGLHAVGGWWNPYNLLADLLTAAILVGIVGLMIRRFVLKPPEFTFNPRVKLHEKVAAGIPRDSAIVGAFITFHVGSRLLSKAAQLALEGADPYQPVASALAGALAGMGEGGLVVLEHVFWWGAIGSILAFIPYFPRSKHIHLMVSAFKLTFRAEKPGVLDPIDFEDETAESFGAARLEDFSWPRLIDPYACIMCNRCADVCPANVTGKALNPAALIINERYEFNDILPAFAAGEASPRPLLEFALDADALWSCTTCMACVEVCPVGNEQMLHLVDIRRERVLMEGDFPAELQNAFRGMERAGNPWGISQEKRLDWAEGLDFKVPTTAENPHPEVLYWVGCAASYDPRAQKIARSMAEILNAAGVDWAVLGTREKCTGDSARRAGNEYLFFQLATENVATLNEVAPKKIVTTCPHCMHTIGNEYPQFGGEYEVVHHSAFIEQLLAEGRLDVKPFDAGAKATFHDPCYLGRHNGQYEAPRDVVGALGFVVEDPGRNRENAFCCGAGGAMFWKEEAPGAERIPENRYRELVGTGAEVIATACPFCTQMFETEAAGTEGGPEVRDLAELVAEELRKKRAYLGSSRPALG; from the coding sequence ATGTTGTCGCCGTTGGAAAAACTGCTGTTCGTCCTGGCGTTGCTGGCTTCGGGCTACTTCGGCGGAATCGGGTTCTGGCGCATCTACAAGGCGGTCGCGCGCGGCAAGCCGGCGCCCGGCCGCCTCGACCGCCTGCCCGAACGGATCGGCCACGCGCTCTGGCTCTTCGTCACCCAGCGGACCGTCTTCAAGCGCCGGCCGCTGGTCTCGGCGCTGCACGCCCTCGTCTTCTACGGCTTCATCTACTACCTGGCCGTCAACCTGGTCGACGTGCTTGAGGGCCTCTTCGGTCTGCACGCGGTCGGGGGCTGGTGGAACCCCTACAACCTCCTCGCCGACCTGCTGACCGCCGCCATCCTGGTGGGCATCGTCGGCCTGATGATCCGCCGCTTCGTGCTGAAGCCGCCCGAGTTTACCTTCAACCCCCGCGTCAAGCTGCACGAGAAGGTGGCCGCCGGCATTCCCCGCGACTCGGCGATCGTCGGGGCCTTCATCACCTTCCACGTGGGCTCGCGGTTGCTCTCCAAGGCCGCGCAGCTGGCGCTCGAGGGCGCCGACCCCTACCAGCCCGTCGCCTCGGCGTTGGCGGGGGCGCTGGCCGGCATGGGCGAGGGCGGCCTGGTCGTGCTCGAGCACGTCTTCTGGTGGGGCGCGATCGGCTCGATCCTCGCCTTCATCCCATACTTCCCCCGCTCCAAGCACATCCACCTGATGGTCTCGGCCTTCAAACTCACCTTCCGCGCAGAGAAGCCGGGGGTCCTCGACCCCATCGACTTCGAGGACGAGACGGCCGAGTCGTTCGGGGCGGCCCGGCTCGAGGACTTCAGCTGGCCGCGGCTGATCGACCCCTACGCCTGCATCATGTGCAACCGCTGCGCCGACGTCTGCCCGGCCAACGTCACCGGTAAGGCGCTCAACCCCGCGGCCCTGATCATCAACGAGCGCTACGAGTTCAACGACATCCTGCCGGCCTTTGCCGCCGGTGAGGCGAGCCCGCGCCCGCTGCTCGAGTTCGCGCTCGACGCCGACGCGCTTTGGTCGTGCACCACCTGCATGGCCTGCGTCGAGGTCTGCCCGGTGGGCAACGAGCAGATGCTGCACCTCGTCGACATCCGCCGCGAGCGGGTGCTGATGGAGGGCGACTTCCCCGCCGAGCTGCAAAACGCCTTCCGCGGGATGGAACGGGCCGGCAACCCCTGGGGCATCAGCCAGGAAAAGCGCCTGGACTGGGCCGAGGGGCTCGACTTCAAGGTCCCCACCACCGCCGAGAACCCGCACCCCGAGGTGCTCTACTGGGTGGGTTGCGCCGCCAGTTACGACCCGCGGGCCCAGAAGATCGCGCGCAGCATGGCCGAGATCCTCAACGCCGCCGGCGTGGACTGGGCGGTGCTGGGCACGCGGGAGAAGTGCACCGGCGACTCGGCGCGGCGCGCGGGCAACGAGTACCTCTTCTTCCAGCTGGCCACCGAGAACGTGGCCACCCTGAACGAGGTGGCGCCGAAGAAGATCGTGACCACCTGCCCCCACTGCATGCACACCATCGGCAACGAATACCCGCAGTTCGGCGGGGAGTACGAGGTGGTCCACCACAGCGCCTTCATCGAGCAGCTCCTCGCCGAGGGGCGGCTCGACGTCAAACCCTTCGACGCCGGCGCCAAGGCGACCTTCCACGACCCCTGCTACCTGGGCCGCCACAACGGCCAGTACGAAGCCCCGCGCGACGTCGTGGGTGCGCTCGGCTTCGTGGTCGAAGACCCGGGCCGCAACCGCGAGAACGCCTTCTGCTGCGGGGCCGGCGGCGCGATGTTCTGGAAGGAGGAGGCCCCGGGCGCGGAGCGCATCCCCGAGAACCGCTACCGCGAGCTCGTGGGCACCGGGGCCGAGGTGATCGCCACCGCCTGCCCCTTCTGTACCCAGATGTTCGAGACCGAGGCGGCGGGGACCGAGGGCGGGCCGGAGGTGCGCGACCTCGCCGAACTGGTTGCCGAGGAGCTGCGCAAGAAGCGGGCCTACCTGGGCAGCAGCCGCCCGGCGTTGGGTTAG